TTCACTTTAGACAATTTTGGTGTGACAAACCGATTTGCAAAATTCCTGATATTTATGGTGCCTATGGTAATTTTCATTGGGAAAAGCATCAGTACCAGAAGTGGTTCATAATCTTAATACCTATTGAGCATATGAAAATTGCAGCCAATCCATGACAGCTCATTTCTCTCAACACTGACTTGCAGTTCTTTTAATTCTTATGGTTACAGGTTTTATGGAGGTTTGGGACCAGCAACCTCAGGACTACGAGAAGTTCTTCTGACCAGGCGCCAAATTGCTGTTGTCAGTGCTGTGACAGTTCTGTAACCCTGTAACTGCAATAATcagaaaaacacacacacacaacacacaTACAGGCACCCATGGTGGCCATATGATCCAGGCCAATGTCCTGTCTAACTACACATCATATATAGCTGGAGCCTTTGATCCTTCCAGGTCAATATCAACAGAGCATTCATCCTAAAAAGGATTGTTCTTGTGTAAACAGTTCGACAAGTTCATGTACCGTGAATACAATTTACTCTACAACTCTAGATATAAATACATTGTTTCACCTCGGAAAGGAAAATAAGAATACATTGTTTGATTATCTGCTCCCTGTTGTGATATTGTCTGACTGCTCTACGCTGAATTTATCCATAAGGCCATAAGAGATGTGCAATGCAACATGATGTTAGGGCCCACGGTGCGGCCGAGCAACACAAGCAAATGCCGCTAGCTGTTCATGTCCAAATCTCCACTCATTTTCGTGGGAGAAATAAAATCACATTGATTGCACAGGGGaaaagaaattcatttaaaaatAGTAGCTTGAAATCGCTATGAAAATGTACACATAAAGACACCCATTTGGAACACAAAACCTTCGCATGGTATggacagtaaaaaaaatgagCTCCCAAAGAATGGTGCTCTAGCTATAACTTGCTACTGATTTCCTGATTTTGTCGGTTGGATTTCCAGGATTCCAGTTTCCAGCAGATTCAGACAGCGGCATCTTCTTTGCTATCCTCCACAGGCTTCTCTGTAGATGGGGAGCTCGTCTCCTGGGTGCCAGAGCCGGTTGAGACCTTCACAGTGGCAGGCCTTAGCAGCCTCTCCCTTAGAAGGAACCCGCGTTTGACTTCATGCGAGACAATCCCAGCCTTGAACTGATGAGATTCCTCGCGTGCGATAGCCTCATGAATCTTAACATAAGAAATTAGAAGGTATGAGCTCCTGCTATGGCGCATGTAACACAGAAATAACAGCACAATGCCTTTGTATTTACATGTGCAAATATTGTAACTATGTAAGTGCGCGAatcaaactttttatatgagCAAAAGATGTACTGGCATATACCCAAACTTGTGAATCAGCCGTTTAGACCACCTGTACATAAAAAAGGTGATATAAAGGATAAATTATACTACTTACCGAAGGATCAAATGGCTTGCCAACTGTTTCCACAACTCCTACACCTAAGCTTCTCAATGTCTCTACTAACTGCTTGTATATGCCTTGATAGCTTGTGCTAATCGTCTGCTCTTTATCAGTCTCCGGGGTGATCTCTTGATTCACCTTCTCAAAACTATCAACCAGAGTCAATAGACTCTGAACAACATCCACCTGTATATTTGAGGTAAACCTAGCACGCTCCTTTTCAGTCTGCTTCCGGAAATTCTCCAGATCAGCATTTATACGGAGGAACTTGTCCTTCCCTGAAGTAATTTCGGTTGCAATACTTTCATACTGAGCAGCTGAGTTACTCCTTTCTTTCTCAATGGCAATGATAGCACTCTCAATTCCACCAAGAGCCTCATCATTTCCATCTAGAAAAGCTTTCTTGTATAGACGAAGTAGGTCCTTCATAGGGGGGAAATCTTCCCCATTAACAACCTGCATAAAGCTATTCAGTTTAGTGAAACTTGATGAACCAcactctttttttctttgagaATATTATGAGTCACGCTCGATGAAATACATAGCTATAAGTTCAAACAAAACACCCAAACAATCATCAATTACCCTGTTCCTCCTCTCAATTCACTTTGCTCATAGTAGTATGAGCATTCCTTTAGTTATTTCATTGTTCAAGTTGCAACAGTATGGATTTATAGTcatgcttaacaactaaaatccGTGCTCTACccatagttcaaaaactcaatTTAGCCAAGAAATAGCAACATTAGCCATGTCGTCCAATTACTCATGTGATGATTTAGAAAGCAACGCAGATTCCAAAATTAGCTCTTGTTTTCCCGAGTTTAGCCAACCAACAAAAACTAACACCGCATGGTTTTTAGGTTCAGACCATGCTGCATTGgcttacaaaaaaaaagaagtatttaGCACTCACCAAAACTCAAAAATGTTTACCTTTCCCCACTAAAATCCAGCATTACTCACTCGAATGCTCTAATTCAAGCTTCTTACTAACAAACAAAATGAGCTATATCACTGCGAACATACAGTAGAAAACCAGGAATTAAGAGAGCACAATCTacatatccttttttttttaaaatccaCCACGAAAACGGGGCTCCCTATCCCCTCATCGACGAAGAGaggcgaaaagaaaaaaaaaattctccacgAACTAAATCATCACTCCTCGAAGCCGATAACAGCGAGAGGATGAGAAGCGGTCAAAAGGGACGGCGGAGCGGAGATCTCACCTTggggtcagcggcggcggcacggagcggcggcggcgcggcatggGTGCGCCGGAGGGAGAGCAGCGAGGGGGTCGCcggcctcctgctgctgctgctggggctCAGGCGAGCAGGGGTTGAGGCGGGTGGGGCTAGGGTTCGGGGGCGGTGGAGGTAGGTGgggcttgcggcggcggcggcggcggcggagaaggtcGCCGCCATATTCTATCGTTTTGCTACTACTTCTCAACTGTTCGGAAAATACTGTACTAcagggaaaaagggaaaaactgAAAGGCAAATGAGGAAATTACACGGTACACACCAGGGGTTGGCACTTGGGCCCTTGGCACTGCTTGTGTGTAATTCTACAgtggtttaaaattttatatttcatttaaaatagaaataaaatgattaatttaaaatattattcatatgATTACAGATCCAGCTCGATGGATTTGTGGAGTTAGGAATACACAGCTTCAAGAAATATTGGATCTGGAGGCTGGAGCTATGTCAAACATCCAcgaagttaaaatttaaatctgaaaaaattaatttggacttgattttaggatttttcATCCTAGTCAAAATTAGGCTTACCCATAAATTATCTTTGACCCTTTTCACTTATTTTTTTATCGTTTATTAGTTGTAGCTTAACCTACTAGAGGCTTAGAACGTAGAAGTTTGTGAAAATTTTAGAGGATtctttaaagtttttttttagaatttcttTACTTCAAAGAAAACTTGAAGTGATATTAATTATGTTAAGAAAAATCTAACAACCTAGCGGTGTATTCTTCAAAGAGAAACTTTATTTGGATGCACACAATCTACGCGTAACATATATGTGCACATATGTATACCCACACATTTGAAATAAGATAGGTTTATGCTCATAACCATCAAGATATGTTTACGCTCATAACCACCTAATATATATGCTCTAAATGACCCAACAAGCTATAGAGATCTACATCAATACAATATTATGTGTGTGCAACTGGTAGCAGCTTTGTAGCCAAACAAAACACAATAATTCGTGAGTTCTTGTCGGCTATGAAGCATATATAGTTCTGGGGCTAGAGAAAATTATAACACGACTATTTGTACAAACTAGCTACTACAATGATTATTAATTATATGAATTTGGACTAGAGCTAACTGTTCAATTTATTATTATACTTTTGATATGGTCCTATTGATGTAACATCACCAATTCAATATTACTGAGGAAGTTCCCTCATACGGATAGAAAATATATAGTTTCTTGATTGTTTCTATGCTAATAAAAACAATGTGATCTAGCTCAAGCCTAAATTGGGCCTAAATATTTGCAATTTGAGCAAAAAATTTATTTGGTTCCTTGCTAAAAATAAAcggtaccaaattttagtataaCCAAATTTCGGTAAGCCAAAAATATAGAGATAATTGGAGTAAGCCTTGTCAAATCTCTTCTTGTTTTAAGAGAAGTTTTTAGAGTTACCAAAATTCGATAGGATACTAGTGGTAGACGGATAGCTGACCGTTGCCATTCTCCAAAATTGCAAAGCCAAAATTTGAGCCATAAACCAAAGAGAGCTTTTCTTAGACCCATTTTTTGCACTCTTTAAAGATCCAGGGATATAATATGGTGTGCATCTAGCAAAATATACCCCATAATTCATAGGATGTGGTTGCGAATTAGCCGATGAAaaagaagacaaaaagaaaaaaaaataaaacgaagtATCCAGAGGCCACGAGTCCAGGCGCTTCTCCCCCCCGAAGCtcgcgcgcacgcacgcacgctggGCGCTTCTTCTTCCCCCGCGCATCGTCCGAAATCCTCCGGATTTTCTGAGGAATCCCCCCGAATTTCCTTGCGTCCCATCATGGCCTCCTCAGGTAATTCCTCCGTGCCAATTCGTGGTATTCAtcaaaggggggggggggatttctttctcttttttttttcaagcaaTGGATGGTGAATCGAGGGCTAGGCGAAATTACTAATTACCCTCGCCATTTTCGTGCGTATCCTGCCCTtagcccaccgccaccgcctccggcgatccccatccatcccgcgATCCGATACCCgcgcactttttttttctcgaatttgcgttaaccctagcttcagTTCTAGAAATTTGTTTGCCTTTTAACCTTGATACTAATAACAATTTGATGGTTCCCAAAAAGTTCCCATGTTAGAACCGCCACTGTCTATTGCACCGTAAAAGTATGCAGCAACCGAGGCGCTTGATATAATCTATTGAGCATCTAATGAAGCAGGGctagatagaaaaaaaaagagaagttcaGATTGTCACAGCTGCAACTGCAATTGCTTCTAGAGTTTTGCATGAGAAAATATTATCGCAGTCTTAGGACTTCTTATTTCTGTTGTGAAATCCTGGGTATGTTATCAGTTCTCACTTTAACACTCGCTTGTATGGTATGATTATGCATTTTTATGCAGATGTCTCCGTTGATGTTCGGCCAGAGTTTAACTCTTTTGATCATTTGAGAAGCATACGATATATTGCAACAGATAGACCATGGCTGAGTAAGTACAGCCTGAAGCTAGCCTTTTCTTATTTTGATTGATATGGCCTTGGTCATTAGCACAATTGAGGATTAATGAACTATCTTCCTTTTGGTGTCTGGTTTCGCTAACAGCGTTATATGGAATAAGAGTTCAACCTGTAACACCATTCAGCAGTTTGAGCAGTAGACCTGATCTGGCACTCATTCATCAATGCCTACCTGATGAGCTGCTTTTTGAGGTAATATGTGGACCGATGGGCATTTGTCTTCATATTTGTATCATATAAAATGTATTATGGTAAAATGGAATTCCTCATCTCTGTAGTATAATTTGCTTCCTTCTAATTGATAAAATATCACTATGTAATATCCTCAATTGACATATAATCTTTTTCTGCTCAAGTATATAAGTAGCTTTGTGGCTCTATTCTGTAGTACCTCCTTGTATCAAATTATCATTACATCAGCATGAAAGAAGTGGGAATACTTAGCTCAGTAACAAATTACATGTCTCTTTGCTGAACTACACAGATCTTTGCAAGGATGAGTCCATATTCTTTAGGGAGGGCTGCTTGTGTGTGTCGCAAGTGGAAATATACTGTACGCAATCCGACTTTGTGGCGGAATGCTTGCCTCAAAACTTGGCAGGTTAGTTTACACATATCTATTTTGGTTGGTTTCGTATGCGATGTTTTGCtcaaatatttgaattttaCATGTGAAGAGGACTGGAATGGAGGCTAACTACCAGATGGTGCAGTCGCTATATGATTCTTCTTGGAGGAAAATGTGGATGCTGAGACCAAGAATCCAATTTGACGGTATAAGTTCAAGAAGAATTTTATCATAACATATGTTCaaacattaatttgatgaatgTTAAATTCATATGCGCCAACTAGGCTAATATCATAGCACACATCACATTCTTTAGATTTGTGTGGAAAGAAATTGTCTAGATTTTAATCAAACTGATAAAATGTCTCATCATGAGCTGTTTTTCTCTCACTTGGctgtttaaaattttaatcagGTATGTACTGTACAATACTGGTACCTTGGTCAAATATTGTACAAAAGTATGTAAGCAAAGTAATGTGTCATTCATTCTCAAATTTTCATGTGTCACTAGCCTAGAGCTCGTGCATTGCAACAGAAAACAAATTGAGTTTCTAGCTTATTAAGTCAATTAATAAGCACTTATTTAGTCTAAGTAATACtatgaattttcttttaaacAAATAGGTGATTTTGAAATTTGGGGGAGCCAATAGTGAAATAGGGGATGACTTGTTGAAAGGTGGTGTAATAATATAGATTGTGCGGCCCAGATGTTAGTGGTAGGGGTGGTGTGGGAATGGACACCACCACTACTAACATTTTAAGTAGTATAGATACCGGCATACATGTAAAACAACAAAATACTACTACTGTACACATGCATCATACTCTTGTGAATTGGCTGTGCAAAGACGGTGGTGGGAGGAGGTGCATAGCAGCGTGGAGGCGGACAAATCACAGCATGTGCTCAGGCTTGAGCATTGTGCACTGAGCCCAGGAAGAATCACAGGTTCAGAGCAGAAGAGCTGCATTGACATGTTGATACACTGTGCAccagtaaaaaaaatctaggcCAGAGGAATTTTTTAAAATCATTGCTGTCTCGCATAGCTTCATGAGGTGTAGCTTTTTCATAACACCAAGATCTGGTTCCGATCTGTCTCATCTAACTGTTTGTGCCACCATGTTTACTTGTGGCCAGAGGCTGCTCAACTCACTTGTCAATTCCAAAAATGCATGAACAACAAGAAAACATTTTGTTGCACAGATCTTGGAGCACAACCAATGGCTGATCGGAGTTCGTATGTACCTATTTTGCTGCCTAAAAAATTCCAATTATTACTGGTCCAAATGAAATGGACATCAATTATTATGGTGACAAGTGAATGATCAGTTGATTGTTTTTGGGAATGTGTATGCCAGTTTATCTGTTCAATACACTGAATTTCACGCATAATTCTATGTTTATTATCACTATGGTACACATTGATTTCGTGCATTCACTTTGGGTTGCATGCTGAGACACCATGACATTTTTAAAGTACAGTAAGAATAGTATGACCCGCAGTGAATGCGCTTTTGACTCATTAATGAATGTATGTCGAGGCATATCAGGCTGTTACATTTTGACTGAATTTCAGCTGCAGACTAATCCTGTTGCATACTGCGATAATAGTGTATTTGGATCAGTAGTTTGCTACTGAAGACTAGCTGAAAGGCATTGCATTAGTTTTGGAACTTTTCTGTTGTTATTGCTGTAATTGCTAGAGTACCCTGTATTGTGGCTATACTTTCTTTGGTTCTTTGAGCGAAATTTGATACTTGTTGCTTCTTCAGGTCTTTATGTTAGTAGGAACACATATATCCATACGGGGACTGCGGAGTGGCAGTTCACAAAAACTGTCAATGTGGTATGATATTATGGTGGTATTATTGTTCATTTGATTATACTTACCTGTACAAATACCGGTCTTTAGGATTTGGTTACTGCATATTTCTATTGTTGGTGTCTGAATAGCTTTAGTGTTTAGTATTAATTTATGCGCTTATTGTTTCCAAGTTAATCTGTTAATGGCATGGTAATGATTTTTGTTTGCCCCCCAGGTTTGCTACTATCGTTACTTGAGATTTTTTCCAAGTGGAAAATTCCTCTACAAGGTTCATATTTGAattccttttgttttctacAGTATATTTCTCGTTAGTGTAACATCGGTTGATATTTTAATTTCCTGTGAAGAGCAGATTTCCCCACAGAAGATTAAGGATGTTGTCAAGTGCATGCATTTCCGGGCATCCAAAGGTGATTGTGTATTTAAAGGCGACTACGTATTGTCAGAGGATGGCCAGGTGAAACTTATCGTACTTGTTTATTCGTCCTTGGGCAGGATACATCAAATTACTGCCAACATTAAtcattaattagttttttttctggcACACAGATAGAACTGGCACTCCTGTATCCAGGGCGTCGCTACACACTAGTTAGGATGCGCCTCAGGTATTTTGGCTTGAACTTCTGTCTATGTTTTGAACTCTTGATGATTTCTCAGTGCTTCTAATTTGAAATTTGTGCGGACATTTTGTAGGCTTAGAGGCACAACTCTGGGCGCAAACAACAGGTTGGATGTATTGAAGATCTTAACCACCGGGGTGAATGCAACCGAACTGAGAAACTGGAAAGGCAGCGTGCTTGAACTTGTGGAGACCTGGGATGAGGATGAGACGCATGATCCAGAAGTTCCTGCTGTTACCCACAGCAGGGGTTTGACCCCATTTGTGTTTGTTCCATTTGAGGAGGTATGACCTATGATCTATACTACTGTTAGGTGTAATGCTATGTTTTCATTTGCGCCCCgcgcttttcttttgttttctataTTGGAAAATTATTTCATACCTAGATAGCCTAGTAGAAAGAACTGACTAATTAATGGCTTTGACTAAAATGTTCAGGCTGATACTTCAGTGATGAATCTGCCAGTGGAGAAGATGGACTACTTTGTCCCTGGGTGATCTTGCGCACAAATAATAGTTTTTCCAAGATATATGATGAAGACGCAATTTCGCTGATGTTAGGGCAATAATGTGCATACACCATCAGACGTCAGTCTTTGTTCAATTTCATGCTCATGTTGCTTGTATACTGTTGTATGAATAATGCTATGTTTTGTTGGTGCTTGAAAGCAAACATTTTGTTGGACCATCCTCCCGCAGCAATAATGGTCCAATACTTACTAGTACATGGTGTTGCCTTGTAAATAGATCATGGTGCAACTGATGAAACAATACATTTGTGGTTCAGTACATTTCTCACCAAACACTGGCCTTGTGATATGTAGTACAGATGAGAACCACATGTAATATAATGTAATGTAATGACTGCTCTTTCTACATTGCCAGGACTGCAGATTAGGAGAATTTGGTCCTCGGATACATTCTGAAATATACTTGTACTGAAGATGAACATTCCCAGCGGTATCATCCGCGTTGTATATGGCTTGAAAGGGGCATTATGACATTATGAGAAGATACACTTCCATGAGCTGTATATATAGCTGATTATTTAGGGTGGCTAATTTGTAGCAGAGTTGCATGAATATTTCTTCTACATGCTGCTGGGTTTGGGTTCTTTCTCCGTGATCACGAGCTCGTTCCACTCCGGGTTGCGAGGGAGGTAAGTCTCCTGCAGGTTTTGAAACGAAGACGTCAGAGCAATGACAGTTTTTGCCTCAGGCCTTGAGTTGCCAACTTATATTGAGAATAGCATTTGCTTTTCAGCAGATGTAGTTTGTTACTGTCTTGGTCCTCTTGGACATGAACTAAAATTTGATGTCAGAAATattactcccttcttccctaaatgtttgacgccgttgacttttttaaacatgtttgaccgttcgtcttattcaaaaacttttgtgaaatatgtaaaactatatgtatacataaaagtatatttaacaatgaatcaaatggtaggaaaagaattaataattgcttaaattttttgaataagacgaacggtcaaacatatttaaaaaagtcaacggcgtcaaacatttaagaATAGAGCGAGTAGTAAATTTTCTTGAATACCCAAGGAAAACCTGATCCAGCTTTAGGGAGATTGATGCATGTTTACCAAGTCTCTAAACGGTAtgatttttgttaaaaataacTTCTACTTTGTGTTATATACTACAAGTTTCTATCTTGTGCTCGTTTTCTGAACGGCTAAAcaatgtgatttttttccaaaaacaagttctattgaaaagttgtttttttaaattatttcaatTTACTAGTACTTAATTGATGTCGTTCCGTTTAGCATGCGGGAAGAAGATCCCAATTCATttttccttcaaaattcctTGAAACGACCTCGAGGTTGGTGACGGTTCAACCATCCATAATTCTCTCATTTTCCTCCACGAGCTCCAAAATTCCTGTGTGTTCCAACATATTTCAACCATCCACAATTCTCTCATTTTGCAATGATCAAAACTCTAGTACTTGACTATAAGCGGCACTTCGTCCAGACGGCCACTACAACCGTACTACTTGATTAAACTCTAAAACAACATTTGCAATTGCAATTAGTATTCCACTACTTGACTCACCTACACTATCGTAGTCAGATAAGAGTAGTTCTACTCATCAATTCAATagctgaaatttatttttcccCGAACACGAAGCGAACGAGAGCTAATTGAAGAGAGAACAAGATGAATCGATTTGGGGATTGctgaacatatttttttttccctttccgaTTGCACGAAGCGAACGAGAGCTATTTGAATTGAAGAGAGAGCAAAACGGAATCGATttggggagagggaggggctaTAGACGTACGGAGATGTAGGAGCAGGTGGGGAGGACGCGCATGCCGCGCTCCCGCGCGTGGGCGAAGGCGGCGTCGCAGAGCCGCGCCGCGAGCCCACGCCCGCGCTTGCTCCCCGGCACGTACGTGTGCGCCATCTCCATCACCGCTGCcggcgtcgtcgcgccgccgccgccgccgccgtcgccggaggaggaggagcgcggctgggcggcggcgaggaggcggtacTGGAGGTAGGCCTCGCCGTCGGGCGTC
This window of the Oryza sativa Japonica Group chromosome 4, ASM3414082v1 genome carries:
- the LOC4335871 gene encoding uncharacterized protein, producing MAATFSAAAAAAASPTYLHRPRTLAPPASTPARLSPSSSSRRPATPSLLSLRRTHAAPPPLRAAAADPKVVNGEDFPPMKDLLRLYKKAFLDGNDEALGGIESAIIAIEKERSNSAAQYESIATEITSGKDKFLRINADLENFRKQTEKERARFTSNIQVDVVQSLLTLVDSFEKVNQEITPETDKEQTISTSYQGIYKQLVETLRSLGVGVVETVGKPFDPSIHEAIAREESHQFKAGIVSHEVKRGFLLRERLLRPATVKVSTGSGTQETSSPSTEKPVEDSKEDAAV
- the LOC4335872 gene encoding F-box protein 7 yields the protein MASSDVSVDVRPEFNSFDHLRSIRYIATDRPWLTLYGIRVQPVTPFSSLSSRPDLALIHQCLPDELLFEIFARMSPYSLGRAACVCRKWKYTVRNPTLWRNACLKTWQRTGMEANYQMVQSLYDSSWRKMWMLRPRIQFDGLYVSRNTYIHTGTAEWQFTKTVNVVCYYRYLRFFPSGKFLYKISPQKIKDVVKCMHFRASKGDCVFKGDYVLSEDGQIELALLYPGRRYTLVRMRLRLRGTTLGANNRLDVLKILTTGVNATELRNWKGSVLELVETWDEDETHDPEVPAVTHSRGLTPFVFVPFEEADTSVMNLPVEKMDYFVPG
- the LOC4335873 gene encoding uncharacterized protein, with the protein product MAAVSLHASPRATAEEEPAAHRAFPCAHDEDEEPAAHRVSPRTRKKRRQRNIPVALQSNLGPNTPGSATLAKAGGREAAAEEEVVLWREDARRFETPDGEAYLQYRLLAAAQPRSSSSGDGGGGGGATTPAAVMEMAHTYVPGSKRGRGLAARLCDAAFAHARERGMRVLPTCSYISETYLPRNPEWNELVITEKEPKPSSM